The Stygiolobus azoricus genome window below encodes:
- a CDS encoding 3-isopropylmalate dehydratase large subunit has protein sequence MSQTLTEKILSRAAGKNVSPGDVTEIKVDIAAFHDLTGYHVIEVMEKAGMLKVFDKSKIVIAFDHLAPPPDVRSAEIQDQIRHFVKNLSIPNFHDINVGILHQLLLERYANPGYVIVAADSHTTTSGAVGAFAQGLGASDVAAAVITGKTWVVVPEPFKITLESKPNKWINGKDVALKILGDFKADYFNGMAIEVFVKEPSAFPMDFRATVSNMGIEMNADALMFVPDSETVNYIKTMRGYEPPVIQPDSGAKYKDEYTIDLSKLEPLVAAPHSVDNVKTVGEVEGLEVDQVYIGSCTNGRLSDFEMAAKIMKGRRVKTRCIAIPASYDLFKKAMELGYIDTLVQAGCVVTYGTCGPCLGGHFGVAGPGEVMVSTSSRNFKGRMGSPDSKVYLAGPAVAAATAVEGKITDPRRFS, from the coding sequence ATGTCTCAAACATTAACTGAAAAAATTTTGAGCAGAGCTGCCGGGAAAAACGTGTCTCCTGGTGACGTTACAGAAATCAAAGTGGATATAGCGGCGTTTCACGATCTAACAGGTTACCACGTAATAGAGGTCATGGAGAAAGCCGGAATGTTAAAAGTGTTCGATAAGAGTAAGATAGTAATAGCGTTTGATCACTTAGCTCCACCGCCTGATGTCAGAAGTGCAGAAATTCAAGATCAAATAAGACATTTTGTAAAGAACTTGTCAATACCGAACTTTCATGATATAAACGTTGGTATATTACATCAGCTATTGTTGGAGAGGTATGCAAACCCCGGTTATGTAATAGTAGCAGCAGATAGTCACACTACAACTTCTGGAGCAGTAGGGGCTTTCGCACAAGGATTAGGTGCAAGTGATGTAGCTGCTGCAGTGATAACTGGGAAGACATGGGTAGTGGTTCCTGAACCGTTTAAGATTACATTAGAAAGTAAACCTAACAAATGGATAAACGGTAAAGACGTAGCACTGAAAATACTTGGAGATTTTAAGGCGGATTACTTCAACGGTATGGCTATAGAGGTGTTTGTAAAAGAGCCTTCAGCATTCCCAATGGACTTTAGAGCAACTGTATCAAACATGGGAATAGAAATGAATGCAGATGCTCTGATGTTTGTTCCAGACTCCGAGACAGTGAACTATATTAAGACTATGAGGGGCTATGAGCCTCCAGTTATTCAGCCTGATAGTGGGGCTAAGTATAAGGACGAGTATACGATAGACCTTTCGAAGTTAGAGCCATTAGTTGCTGCTCCTCACAGTGTAGATAATGTAAAGACCGTAGGCGAAGTAGAGGGATTAGAAGTGGATCAGGTGTACATCGGTTCATGTACCAACGGTAGACTTAGTGATTTTGAAATGGCAGCTAAGATAATGAAGGGTAGAAGGGTCAAGACAAGGTGTATAGCTATCCCTGCTTCTTATGATTTGTTCAAGAAGGCTATGGAATTAGGCTATATTGATACTCTAGTCCAAGCTGGATGTGTAGTGACTTACGGGACATGTGGCCCATGTTTGGGAGGACACTTTGGAGTCGCTGGACCGGGTGAGGTGATGGTGTCAACGAGTTCAAGAAACTTCAAAGGTAGGATGGGAAGCCCAGACTCAAAGGTATATCTAGCTGGACCAGCTGTAGCTGCAGCTACTGCTGTTGAGGGTAAAATAACTGACCCGAGGCGATTCTCATGA
- a CDS encoding pyridoxal-phosphate-dependent aminotransferase family protein gives MNLIKNKKLLMHVGPVDIYEEVLYAGLKNNVGFTSEEFVNVFRDSLKGLRYLFQVDDTYQPFIIPGGGTSAMESVTSFLTKGDKILVVSNGVFGDRWINIFKKYPVEVDYLKAEAGDYVSIDSVKEKVKQKHYKLITFTHVETSTGVRHPIKESVKEIKDYVDIVVVDGVSSVGAEEVKAKDWDVDIYLTASQKAIGAPPGLGLLVISENAMKHLREDNIAGYYLDLKNWLPVMRSMEEGKAAYFSTLPVHTVFMLNEALKLIQDEGIENRVKRHEKVAGAIRTGIEGMGLEIVAKRPEAYSNTVTGVMLRKAKAQDVLSEIVKEGVEIAPGVHPSLQGKYVRIGHMGWVTPNDAIITISALERTLKRLGEDIRVGEGVRAAQSYLT, from the coding sequence ATGAACTTAATAAAAAACAAAAAACTACTTATGCATGTAGGACCCGTAGACATATACGAAGAAGTTCTTTATGCGGGTCTAAAAAATAACGTAGGCTTCACCTCGGAAGAGTTTGTAAATGTATTTAGGGATTCTCTGAAAGGACTAAGGTACTTATTCCAAGTAGACGACACATACCAACCTTTCATAATACCTGGTGGTGGCACGTCTGCTATGGAAAGCGTTACGTCATTTTTAACAAAAGGAGATAAAATACTAGTAGTGTCAAACGGAGTTTTCGGAGACAGATGGATAAACATATTCAAAAAGTACCCAGTAGAAGTAGATTATCTCAAAGCCGAAGCAGGAGATTATGTTTCAATAGACTCTGTAAAGGAAAAGGTAAAGCAAAAACATTACAAGCTTATTACGTTTACCCACGTGGAGACAAGTACTGGTGTAAGACATCCAATAAAGGAAAGTGTCAAAGAGATAAAGGACTACGTAGATATAGTAGTAGTAGACGGCGTGTCAAGCGTAGGTGCAGAAGAAGTAAAAGCTAAGGATTGGGATGTTGACATCTATTTAACGGCTAGTCAGAAAGCGATAGGAGCTCCCCCAGGTTTAGGTCTTTTAGTAATCTCGGAAAACGCCATGAAACACTTGAGAGAAGATAATATAGCTGGTTATTACCTTGACCTGAAGAATTGGTTACCAGTGATGAGGAGCATGGAGGAAGGTAAAGCGGCTTACTTCTCTACACTTCCAGTCCATACTGTTTTCATGCTTAATGAAGCACTGAAGTTAATACAAGATGAAGGAATAGAGAACAGAGTAAAAAGACACGAGAAAGTAGCAGGGGCTATAAGGACTGGTATTGAAGGGATGGGATTAGAAATAGTAGCAAAGAGACCAGAAGCCTATAGTAACACAGTGACTGGAGTGATGTTAAGGAAAGCTAAAGCACAAGATGTTCTTTCTGAAATCGTAAAAGAGGGAGTAGAAATAGCCCCAGGGGTACATCCGTCATTACAAGGTAAATACGTTAGAATAGGTCACATGGGCTGGGTTACCCCTAACGATGCAATAATTACCATATCTGCATTAGAGAGAACCCTTAAAAGATTAGGAGAAGACATCAGAGTAGGCGAAGGAGTGAGGGCAGCACAATCTTATTTAACATAG
- a CDS encoding EVE domain-containing protein, with amino-acid sequence MAYWIIPVQEDFWETIFSTNIYGYNKENIKQYVKKDDGIIFYVNKYYAKKYGGKFVGIYKVVSDWFVDNTILFPEEKIKNKPIYIYRIKLEKIIVGECASKDIIEKVHFIEDKYQFSKYLRNVPANLKRPVPFIDVQLIEQCLRESIFI; translated from the coding sequence GTGGCTTACTGGATAATCCCCGTACAAGAAGACTTTTGGGAGACAATTTTCTCAACAAACATTTATGGTTACAATAAGGAGAACATCAAACAGTACGTGAAAAAGGACGACGGGATAATATTTTACGTGAATAAATACTACGCAAAGAAATACGGGGGGAAATTTGTAGGGATTTATAAGGTTGTATCAGACTGGTTTGTGGATAACACTATATTGTTTCCTGAAGAAAAAATAAAAAATAAACCAATTTATATTTATAGAATAAAATTGGAAAAAATTATAGTAGGTGAGTGTGCATCCAAGGACATTATTGAAAAAGTACACTTCATCGAAGACAAATATCAGTTTTCCAAGTATCTCAGAAATGTTCCAGCCAACCTTAAGAGACCCGTACCTTTCATAGACGTTCAATTAATAGAGCAATGCCTTAGGGAATCAATATTCATATAA
- a CDS encoding peptidylprolyl isomerase — MFKDKDFVYIDYVAKIKDTGEIFDTTIEEEAKKANIYDNEKIYKPKLVILGEGAVIKGLEDALYQMSVGEEKEIEIPPEKAYGERDPNKVKTMSLGELRKQGIRPYPNMMLRMSNGSIAVVKSVTGGRVVLDYNHPLAGRTLIYKIKVVKVAETELDKVKALLERYFGSSNVDKFTVEISNDKKEVKITVPKELYLVEDLQSRIYVTAKDIITYVLPDANVLFIETFNKSNFS, encoded by the coding sequence ATGTTTAAAGACAAAGATTTTGTCTATATTGACTACGTAGCAAAGATAAAAGATACTGGAGAAATATTCGATACAACTATTGAAGAGGAAGCTAAAAAAGCTAATATTTATGATAATGAAAAAATTTACAAACCAAAACTCGTGATTCTGGGTGAAGGAGCTGTAATAAAAGGTCTTGAGGATGCCCTATACCAAATGAGTGTGGGAGAAGAAAAAGAAATAGAAATACCACCGGAAAAAGCTTACGGTGAGAGAGATCCAAATAAAGTAAAAACGATGTCATTAGGGGAGTTGAGGAAACAAGGTATTAGACCTTATCCTAACATGATGTTAAGGATGAGTAACGGGAGTATCGCCGTAGTAAAAAGTGTCACTGGAGGTAGAGTTGTCCTAGACTATAATCATCCGCTAGCTGGAAGGACATTAATATACAAGATAAAGGTCGTAAAAGTAGCGGAAACAGAACTAGATAAAGTAAAAGCACTTTTGGAAAGATACTTCGGTAGCTCTAACGTAGACAAGTTTACTGTCGAGATAAGTAATGATAAGAAAGAAGTTAAGATAACTGTTCCCAAGGAACTTTACTTAGTGGAGGATCTGCAGTCAAGGATTTACGTTACTGCAAAGGATATAATAACCTACGTATTGCCTGACGCTAACGTGTTATTCATAGAGACCTTTAACAAATCTAACTTCAGCTAA
- a CDS encoding beta-CASP ribonuclease aCPSF1: MSSVRLNIISAIYGNLPKEVNITKIEFEGPEIAVYVRNPSVLADKGEIVKKIAKDIKKRIVIKADEKARKDKKETEEIIRNLVPKEAEIVNIKFDDELGEVLIKAKKPGLVIGKGGTLQNKIFYETYWRPVIVREPPIKSRTIDSILTHIYNETEYHAKILKVFGERIHRELLFKDRYVRITALGGFYEVGRSAVLVETPESKILLDVGLNPSVTGGEKFYPRIDIDQVRLEDIDAVVVTHAHLDHCGMVPLLFKYGYNGPVYTTAPTRDIMALMQLDALDVAEKEGRPTPYTAKEVRKELLHTITLDYEEVTDIAPDVKLTFYNAGHIIGSAMAHLHIGEGTHNIVYTGDFKYAKTKLLDKANDEFLRVDTMIMETTYGAQEQEGREEAEEKLINIINGTLNRGGRVLIPVLAVGRGQEIMLVLNEAMKNKKIPEVPIYVTGLVDEITAIHNAYPEMLSREVREAILYKDENPFTSEFFHRIEGFREDIAQGEPSIILATSGMLNGGPAVEFFKTMAPDSKNSIIFVSYQAEGTLGRKVRDGVKEIQIIDRDGRVENIRIEMEVNHVEGFSGHSDRRQLLYYLRNLSAKPRNLVLNHGEPNAIESFRRQVEREKEKLGLRGTKIYTPQILDSLRLV, encoded by the coding sequence GTGAGTTCAGTTAGATTAAATATAATATCAGCAATATATGGAAATCTACCTAAAGAAGTCAACATAACAAAAATCGAGTTCGAGGGGCCTGAGATCGCAGTCTACGTAAGGAACCCTTCAGTGCTTGCTGATAAAGGTGAAATAGTAAAGAAGATAGCTAAAGATATAAAGAAAAGAATAGTTATCAAAGCTGATGAAAAAGCTAGAAAAGATAAGAAAGAAACAGAAGAAATTATAAGGAATTTAGTACCGAAAGAAGCTGAAATTGTGAACATAAAGTTTGATGACGAGTTAGGTGAAGTTTTAATAAAGGCAAAGAAGCCTGGACTCGTAATAGGAAAAGGAGGAACACTTCAGAACAAAATCTTTTATGAAACTTATTGGAGACCTGTTATTGTCAGGGAACCTCCAATAAAATCTAGGACTATAGACAGTATCCTCACCCATATATACAACGAAACCGAATACCACGCAAAAATCCTGAAAGTTTTTGGAGAAAGAATACACAGGGAGTTGTTGTTCAAAGATAGATACGTTAGAATAACTGCATTAGGCGGATTTTACGAAGTAGGTAGATCAGCAGTTTTAGTAGAGACTCCTGAAAGCAAAATCCTATTGGACGTGGGACTAAACCCTAGTGTTACGGGAGGAGAGAAGTTCTACCCGAGGATTGATATTGACCAAGTGAGGTTGGAGGATATTGATGCCGTAGTGGTAACTCATGCTCACTTAGATCATTGTGGAATGGTTCCTCTCCTATTCAAGTACGGCTATAATGGGCCAGTGTACACTACTGCGCCTACAAGGGATATAATGGCTTTAATGCAATTAGACGCATTAGACGTGGCTGAGAAGGAAGGTAGACCAACGCCCTACACTGCTAAGGAAGTAAGAAAGGAACTACTCCACACGATAACTTTAGATTACGAGGAAGTAACAGACATAGCCCCAGACGTTAAGCTTACGTTCTACAACGCTGGACATATCATAGGTTCAGCTATGGCTCATCTACACATAGGAGAAGGGACGCATAACATAGTTTATACTGGTGACTTCAAATATGCAAAGACTAAATTACTTGATAAAGCTAATGACGAGTTTTTAAGAGTAGACACTATGATAATGGAAACAACTTACGGTGCACAAGAACAAGAAGGAAGGGAAGAGGCGGAAGAGAAGTTAATCAACATAATAAATGGCACGTTAAATAGGGGTGGTAGAGTGCTAATTCCAGTTCTGGCGGTAGGTAGAGGGCAAGAGATAATGTTAGTGTTGAATGAGGCGATGAAAAACAAGAAGATACCAGAGGTACCAATATACGTTACTGGATTAGTTGACGAGATCACAGCAATACATAATGCATATCCTGAAATGTTAAGCAGAGAAGTCAGGGAGGCAATACTTTACAAAGATGAAAACCCTTTCACATCTGAGTTCTTCCATAGGATAGAAGGATTTAGAGAAGATATTGCCCAAGGAGAACCTTCAATAATTTTAGCTACTTCTGGAATGCTAAACGGCGGTCCTGCAGTAGAGTTTTTCAAAACTATGGCACCAGACAGTAAGAACTCAATAATCTTCGTAAGTTATCAGGCTGAAGGAACCTTAGGTAGAAAGGTTAGAGATGGGGTAAAAGAAATTCAGATTATAGATAGAGATGGAAGAGTAGAAAATATAAGGATAGAGATGGAAGTAAATCATGTTGAAGGATTTTCAGGGCACTCTGACAGAAGGCAACTCTTGTACTACTTACGTAACTTAAGTGCTAAGCCTAGGAATCTAGTACTAAATCACGGCGAACCTAATGCTATAGAATCTTTCAGAAGACAAGTTGAGAGAGAAAAAGAAAAACTAGGGCTAAGAGGCACGAAAATATATACGCCACAGATCTTAGACAGCTTACGATTAGTGTAG
- the tatC gene encoding twin-arginine translocase subunit TatC — translation MSYQRQTQDKELPLLEHIKELATRIKRIIMILAFFFMLYFMFGITFIKVGSFTVPILYPSLYHSIAVIFVRDFIDRELPVGLKPIVINTLDPMFSGLSVAAYLALFSASPFIAREFWAFVAPALYEREKKFIRMTIIPAVLLFAAGSAFAYFIIIPFMFLFVYRYDIALNIDPTLSFKSIVSTILLLMTATGIAFELPLVMAGMTKLGLVKPKTWLQNWRWGVMISFIIAWIISPGTTGGLIETIIGIILSALYFAGIGVSYLIAKKSNNLEKVLTK, via the coding sequence ATGAGCTATCAGAGACAGACTCAAGACAAGGAGTTACCCTTACTGGAGCACATTAAGGAATTAGCCACTAGGATTAAAAGAATAATTATGATTTTGGCTTTTTTCTTCATGCTGTACTTTATGTTTGGAATTACATTCATAAAAGTAGGTTCTTTTACAGTTCCGATTCTTTATCCTTCACTATATCATAGTATAGCAGTGATATTTGTTAGGGATTTTATAGACAGGGAATTACCGGTCGGGCTAAAACCCATAGTTATAAATACCTTGGATCCTATGTTTTCTGGTCTATCAGTAGCGGCTTATCTAGCTTTATTTTCAGCCTCCCCGTTTATTGCTAGGGAGTTTTGGGCTTTCGTAGCTCCAGCTCTATACGAGCGCGAGAAAAAATTCATCAGGATGACTATAATTCCCGCTGTACTCCTTTTTGCGGCAGGTTCTGCATTCGCGTATTTTATAATTATTCCCTTTATGTTCCTCTTTGTCTATAGGTATGATATAGCGTTAAATATTGACCCAACACTTAGCTTTAAGTCGATAGTCTCAACGATTTTACTGCTCATGACGGCTACTGGTATAGCATTTGAGTTACCATTAGTGATGGCTGGAATGACAAAGTTAGGTTTAGTGAAACCTAAGACTTGGTTACAAAACTGGAGATGGGGTGTTATGATTTCCTTTATAATAGCATGGATAATATCACCGGGTACTACGGGTGGGCTCATAGAGACAATTATAGGTATAATCCTTTCCGCTTTATATTTTGCCGGAATAGGAGTATCCTACTTAATAGCTAAAAAGAGCAATAATTTGGAAAAAGTGCTCACTAAATAG
- a CDS encoding CAP domain-containing protein produces MVLRNEKANFDFSLSLRLINFLNTLRIQNNVPSVRYANTGFAHFRSAYMVKTRVFSHYDVTGIAPQLFFTTLGNYYYMEESIGYAWSNTPLSYSSTVQISEKLLYDMVYNDADEGWFHRDTLLDPCFNYADISVSFNFNEIYLDVAMINARVDWISTPKISNGIFSLKGRLTDDNFIPKQLIIYRDEIKPDRINEHSYSLGEPVAGVIPKPHYYKGIETIRPYKWRMDSSIIEVEFPLKFFTRGVYTILLYAEDKRKIHWSPYTKRKIGECGIMMYSFLVK; encoded by the coding sequence ATGGTTCTTAGAAACGAAAAGGCTAATTTTGACTTTTCTTTATCATTACGTCTAATAAATTTCCTTAATACGTTGAGAATACAGAATAATGTACCCAGCGTGAGGTATGCAAATACCGGTTTCGCCCACTTTAGATCAGCCTATATGGTAAAGACGAGAGTTTTCAGCCATTATGACGTAACTGGAATAGCCCCTCAGCTTTTCTTTACGACTCTAGGCAATTATTACTACATGGAAGAATCGATTGGATACGCATGGTCTAATACACCTCTTTCTTATTCATCAACTGTCCAAATTAGTGAAAAGTTACTTTACGATATGGTATATAATGACGCAGATGAAGGATGGTTCCATAGAGATACTTTGCTCGATCCTTGTTTTAACTATGCAGATATTTCTGTATCTTTTAACTTTAATGAGATATATCTAGACGTAGCAATGATAAATGCAAGAGTTGATTGGATTTCTACACCGAAAATAAGTAACGGAATTTTTTCTTTAAAAGGTAGGTTAACGGACGATAACTTCATTCCAAAGCAATTAATCATTTATAGGGACGAGATAAAACCTGATCGTATCAATGAACACAGTTATTCCTTAGGAGAGCCAGTTGCTGGAGTAATACCTAAGCCCCACTATTATAAAGGCATTGAGACAATAAGACCTTATAAGTGGAGAATGGATTCAAGTATTATCGAAGTAGAGTTCCCGCTTAAATTTTTCACGAGGGGAGTATATACGATTCTACTTTACGCTGAGGATAAGAGAAAAATCCATTGGAGCCCATATACTAAGAGAAAGATTGGAGAGTGCGGGATTATGATGTATTCCTTTCTTGTAAAGTAG
- a CDS encoding 3-isopropylmalate dehydratase small subunit, whose translation MIVEGKVLKFGDKIDTDIIIPARHLKYTDPQYLAQHAMEPLDPEFYKKASQGVILVAGKVFGMGSSREQAAIALKAAGVRAVIAESFARIFFRNAINNGLPVIILPDATKKINQGDYVKVNVETGEIIVNDNITLKGKGITGMPLEILKSGGILSFLKTARSTN comes from the coding sequence ATGATAGTAGAAGGAAAGGTTCTAAAATTCGGAGATAAGATAGACACTGACATTATTATTCCAGCTAGACACTTGAAGTACACTGACCCACAATATCTAGCACAACATGCGATGGAGCCTTTAGATCCTGAGTTCTACAAGAAAGCATCTCAGGGAGTTATACTAGTTGCGGGTAAAGTTTTTGGAATGGGCTCCTCTAGGGAACAAGCTGCTATTGCTTTGAAGGCGGCCGGGGTAAGGGCTGTAATTGCTGAATCTTTTGCTAGAATATTCTTCAGAAATGCTATCAATAACGGTCTTCCAGTAATAATACTTCCTGACGCTACTAAGAAGATAAATCAAGGTGATTACGTTAAGGTAAATGTGGAGACTGGGGAAATAATAGTCAATGACAACATTACACTAAAGGGGAAAGGTATAACTGGGATGCCTCTAGAGATATTAAAATCTGGTGGAATACTTTCGTTCTTAAAGACTGCTAGATCTACGAACTAG
- a CDS encoding NAD(P)-dependent glycerol-1-phosphate dehydrogenase, producing MESKEHVIDLPKRVYIGNDVILNVREYLTSLNLSDPFLIVTGPIVRKSAASKLLESIGDFKHEVIEVQSADIEEVNRVGEFAKQFKANTIIGIGGGSVIDVAKYVAFRIDKEFISIPTAPSHDGITSPFASIKGLGKPISVKAKGPLSIIADIQVLSSAPRRLINAGVGDTLGKFIAVRDWKLSSKITGEYYGDYTASLALLSAKHALSCTKLLNKDIRAGVRVLVEALISSGVAMGMAGSTRPASGSEHLFAHAIEMLYPGKGLHGELVAIGTILMAYVHGINWRKIKRAMKRVGLPTKAKEIGIPDEGVIKALTIAHSIRPERYTILGDRGLSWSSAEKIAKETGVIS from the coding sequence GTGGAAAGTAAAGAACATGTAATTGATCTACCGAAGAGAGTTTATATAGGCAATGACGTTATTTTAAACGTTAGGGAATATTTGACTTCTCTAAATCTATCCGATCCCTTTCTAATAGTTACAGGTCCTATAGTTAGGAAAAGTGCAGCGTCAAAACTTCTCGAGTCAATAGGAGATTTTAAGCATGAAGTGATAGAAGTCCAAAGTGCTGACATAGAGGAAGTGAATAGAGTAGGTGAATTTGCAAAGCAGTTCAAGGCTAATACTATAATAGGTATTGGTGGGGGTAGTGTAATAGACGTCGCCAAATACGTTGCATTTAGGATAGATAAAGAATTCATTAGTATACCTACAGCCCCATCTCACGATGGCATAACTTCACCTTTTGCTTCAATAAAAGGGTTAGGGAAGCCCATATCAGTTAAGGCAAAAGGACCTTTGAGTATCATAGCTGATATTCAAGTACTTTCATCAGCTCCTAGAAGGCTCATAAACGCAGGAGTAGGAGATACTCTTGGTAAATTCATTGCAGTAAGGGATTGGAAATTATCTTCCAAGATTACCGGAGAATATTACGGTGATTATACTGCCTCTTTAGCTTTACTATCTGCAAAGCATGCGCTGTCCTGCACGAAGCTCCTTAACAAGGATATAAGGGCTGGTGTTAGAGTCCTAGTTGAAGCACTTATAAGTAGCGGAGTAGCCATGGGGATGGCAGGTAGTACTAGACCTGCAAGTGGTTCTGAGCACTTATTCGCTCATGCGATAGAGATGTTATACCCAGGAAAGGGTCTCCACGGCGAGTTAGTTGCTATAGGGACTATTCTAATGGCTTACGTTCATGGAATCAACTGGAGGAAGATTAAAAGAGCTATGAAAAGAGTAGGCTTACCTACTAAAGCCAAAGAAATAGGAATCCCTGATGAAGGTGTTATAAAGGCATTAACAATCGCTCATAGCATAAGACCTGAGAGATACACTATTCTGGGAGACAGAGGGTTAAGTTGGAGTTCGGCTGAAAAAATTGCTAAGGAAACTGGTGTAATTAGCTGA
- the bluB gene encoding 5,6-dimethylbenzimidazole synthase, which yields MDLYEAIKKRRDVRSYYIKDKPIPDHVLAKILLAAHYAPSVGFSQPWNFIVIKDIETRKRIKELVEVERERFRNLLPEDRKKIFDKIKIEAILDTPINLAVTCDPTRFAPYVLGRMTMPELCQYSTVLAIENLWLAATAEGIGVGWVSFFKKEDVKRILSIPEHVDLVAYLTLGYVEKFPERPELEEKGWLNRLPLEELVYIDTFGKKPDESFINVLRNSKF from the coding sequence ATGGACTTATATGAGGCAATTAAAAAGAGGAGGGATGTAAGAAGTTACTACATTAAAGATAAGCCCATACCAGACCATGTTTTGGCTAAAATTTTGTTAGCCGCTCATTATGCACCTTCGGTAGGTTTTTCTCAACCCTGGAACTTCATAGTGATAAAAGATATAGAGACAAGAAAGAGGATAAAGGAATTAGTAGAAGTTGAGAGAGAAAGATTTAGAAACTTATTACCTGAAGACAGGAAAAAGATTTTTGACAAAATAAAGATTGAGGCGATACTAGATACCCCTATCAACTTAGCAGTAACATGCGATCCAACACGATTTGCTCCCTATGTCTTAGGCAGAATGACGATGCCCGAACTCTGCCAGTATAGCACTGTTCTAGCCATAGAAAATCTGTGGCTTGCAGCTACTGCAGAAGGCATAGGTGTAGGATGGGTAAGCTTTTTCAAAAAGGAAGATGTAAAGAGGATTCTTTCGATCCCAGAACACGTTGATTTAGTAGCTTATTTAACGTTAGGTTATGTAGAAAAGTTCCCTGAGAGACCAGAACTTGAAGAAAAAGGTTGGCTTAATAGACTACCGTTAGAAGAACTAGTTTACATAGACACCTTTGGCAAAAAACCCGATGAGAGTTTCATAAATGTCTTAAGAAATTCAAAATTTTAG
- the speE gene encoding polyamine aminopropyltransferase produces the protein MYEWHWHIEWQTPYEYHAHAIKRVIAEERSEFQRVLLVELFRFGKSLIIDGKVQSTVSDEYIYHETLVHPLLITLDNPKEVLILGGGEGATLREVLKHKSVNSAVMVDIDPVVIDFAKKYLHEWHQGSFDNPKSKLIIGDGYKFVKETNQKFDAVILDLTDPIKDSPSQLLYTVEFYKQVKGILKENGGLVTQATSPSFSLDTFSAIYNTLRNVFKYVSASIVYIPGFDSLWGFVYASDYRSPSSLTAEQVDELIKEKINGELKFYDGETHEMIFSIPKHIRVKLENEKRVSTEKEPIAVPA, from the coding sequence ATGTATGAATGGCACTGGCACATAGAATGGCAAACTCCTTATGAGTATCACGCTCACGCTATAAAGAGGGTTATCGCGGAGGAAAGGAGCGAGTTCCAGAGAGTTCTCTTGGTAGAGCTTTTCAGGTTCGGAAAAAGCCTGATAATTGACGGTAAAGTACAGTCTACTGTTTCAGACGAGTACATTTACCACGAGACTTTAGTTCACCCTCTTTTAATAACTCTAGATAACCCTAAAGAGGTATTAATATTAGGTGGGGGGGAGGGGGCTACACTTAGAGAAGTTTTGAAGCATAAAAGTGTAAATAGTGCTGTGATGGTGGATATTGATCCCGTAGTAATAGACTTTGCCAAAAAGTATCTTCACGAATGGCACCAAGGTAGTTTTGACAATCCAAAGAGCAAACTAATTATAGGAGATGGTTATAAATTCGTGAAAGAGACAAATCAGAAGTTTGACGCCGTCATTTTAGACCTTACGGACCCAATTAAGGATTCTCCTTCTCAGCTCCTTTACACTGTGGAGTTTTACAAACAAGTAAAGGGAATTCTAAAGGAAAATGGAGGTTTAGTGACTCAAGCTACTTCTCCTTCATTTAGTTTGGACACGTTCTCGGCTATTTATAACACGTTGAGAAACGTGTTTAAGTACGTCAGTGCTTCCATAGTTTATATACCAGGATTTGACAGCCTATGGGGATTCGTATATGCTTCGGATTATCGCAGTCCTTCCTCGCTCACTGCTGAGCAAGTTGACGAGCTGATAAAAGAGAAGATTAATGGCGAACTGAAGTTCTATGACGGTGAGACTCACGAGATGATCTTCAGCATACCTAAGCACATTAGGGTTAAACTTGAGAACGAAAAAAGGGTATCTACGGAAAAAGAGCCCATAGCAGTACCAGCATGA
- a CDS encoding 50S ribosomal protein L37e produces MKGTPSFGKMNKGATHIRCRRCGRNSFNARKGYCAACGFGKTKKIRRYSWQNKKVNGVRLV; encoded by the coding sequence ATGAAAGGTACACCCTCATTCGGTAAGATGAATAAAGGAGCTACTCATATTAGATGCAGAAGATGCGGTAGAAACTCGTTTAACGCCAGAAAAGGATACTGTGCAGCTTGCGGCTTCGGGAAGACTAAGAAAATCAGGAGATATAGTTGGCAAAACAAGAAGGTAAACGGAGTGAGATTAGTATAA